One genomic window of Candidatus Delongbacteria bacterium includes the following:
- a CDS encoding virulence RhuM family protein — protein sequence MKNNKKIPDNQITVYETSDGKINIEVLYQDENIWLSQKQMAELFDVDRSVVTKHLKNIFTSNELDESSVCANFAHTAEDGKTYNTNYYSLEAIIAVGYRVNSDRG from the coding sequence ATGAAAAATAACAAGAAAATACCGGATAATCAGATAACTGTTTACGAAACTTCAGATGGTAAGATCAATATTGAAGTATTATATCAAGATGAAAACATCTGGCTTTCTCAGAAACAAATGGCTGAGCTTTTTGATGTAGACAGAAGTGTAGTAACAAAACATTTAAAGAATATATTTACAAGTAATGAATTAGACGAGAGTTCAGTATGTGCAAATTTTGCACATACTGCCGAAGACGGCAAAACATATAATACAAATTATTACTCCCTTGAAGCAATTATAGCCGTTGGATACCGTGTCAACTCTGATCGTGG